In Halocalculus aciditolerans, the following are encoded in one genomic region:
- a CDS encoding ABC transporter substrate-binding protein encodes MAGDANRTEPTRRSYIKYGSGVVASGLLAGCSGSGGEQPTEKETGTGTTTGTTADASYSVTMEPMGTVTFDEPPETWLSFLSTYGDMGIALGKADGLRGLWDPSNVPTVFYDYLPGVDVSLDDVAKVGGDGGLDKEIFYSLDCDVHVVDPNWLGVLDENWTADDTAEIEREVGPFIGNYIRRRGDEWHDYRYYSLYEAFELVADAFDESARYDAYHAAHEEMQSTIQSTLPPMSERPTVGLLSVNSDFETGSFWAYPVQPGNNHKQYRDLEIRGAFDAHIDGSYANWDYEQLLEVDPDAIVFQYGLTHVSTEEFEAKVERMRDDPVGKQLSAVQNDRLYRGGGSYQGPIVNLFQTEAAARQFYPDAFGEWNGLETLADDSLTLFDRQRIADILNGDI; translated from the coding sequence ATGGCAGGTGACGCCAACCGAACGGAGCCGACGCGACGGAGCTACATCAAGTACGGGAGCGGAGTCGTCGCGAGCGGCCTGCTCGCGGGCTGCTCCGGAAGCGGCGGCGAGCAGCCGACCGAGAAAGAGACGGGAACGGGGACGACCACCGGTACGACCGCGGACGCGAGCTACTCGGTGACGATGGAGCCGATGGGGACGGTCACCTTCGACGAGCCGCCCGAGACCTGGCTCTCCTTCCTCAGCACGTACGGCGACATGGGAATCGCCCTCGGGAAAGCCGACGGACTCCGCGGCCTCTGGGACCCGTCGAACGTCCCCACCGTCTTCTACGATTACCTCCCGGGCGTCGACGTCTCGCTCGACGACGTCGCGAAAGTCGGCGGCGACGGCGGCCTGGACAAGGAGATTTTCTACAGCCTCGACTGCGACGTGCACGTCGTCGACCCGAACTGGCTCGGCGTCCTCGACGAGAACTGGACGGCCGACGACACGGCGGAGATCGAACGCGAGGTCGGTCCGTTCATCGGGAACTACATCCGGCGGCGCGGCGACGAGTGGCACGACTACCGCTACTACTCGCTGTACGAGGCGTTCGAACTCGTCGCCGACGCGTTCGACGAATCCGCGCGGTACGACGCCTATCACGCCGCACACGAGGAGATGCAGTCCACGATTCAATCGACGCTCCCGCCGATGAGCGAGCGCCCGACCGTCGGCTTGCTCTCCGTGAACTCCGACTTCGAAACCGGGTCGTTCTGGGCGTACCCCGTCCAGCCCGGGAACAACCACAAGCAGTACCGCGACCTCGAAATCCGCGGGGCCTTCGACGCGCACATCGACGGCAGCTACGCGAACTGGGACTACGAACAACTCCTGGAAGTCGACCCCGACGCCATCGTGTTCCAGTACGGCCTCACCCACGTCTCCACGGAGGAGTTCGAAGCGAAAGTCGAGCGGATGCGCGACGACCCGGTCGGCAAACAGCTGAGCGCCGTGCAGAACGACCGCCTCTACCGCGGCGGCGGCTCCTACCAGGGCCCCATCGTCAACCTCTTCCAGACCGAAGCCGCCGCCCGCCAGTTCTACCCGGACGCCTTCGGCGAGTGGAACGGCCTCGAAACGCTCGCGGACGACTCGCTCACGCTCTTCGACCGCCAGCGAATCGCCGACATCCTCAACGGCGACATCTAA
- a CDS encoding MaoC family dehydratase yields MSRPRAGETRTFERTFTVEDVQRFADLSGDDQPRHAEPDEDERVMVQGSLTATLPTKPVSDSEVLASTTEFDFHRPVYTGERIACRSTGESVAERDDRYEFTTDVVCENDDGETVLTSTTDGIIWKEG; encoded by the coding sequence ATGAGTCGACCGAGAGCGGGCGAAACTCGGACGTTCGAGCGGACGTTCACCGTCGAGGACGTCCAGCGGTTCGCCGACCTGAGCGGCGACGACCAGCCCCGGCACGCCGAGCCGGACGAGGACGAGCGCGTGATGGTACAGGGGTCGTTGACCGCGACGCTCCCGACGAAACCGGTGAGCGATAGCGAAGTGCTGGCCAGCACGACGGAGTTCGACTTCCACCGGCCCGTCTACACCGGCGAGCGAATCGCCTGCCGCTCGACCGGCGAGTCCGTCGCGGAGCGCGACGACCGCTACGAGTTCACGACCGACGTCGTCTGCGAGAACGACGACGGCGAAACCGTGTTGACCTCGACGACGGACGGCATCATCTGGAAGGAGGGGTGA
- a CDS encoding DoxX family protein: MASSDSGSRPSRLGRIALGLGLALQASEDFRDLDDHVEYAKSGGVPVPEILAPLGSATMIAAGLGIALWRLPRLSTAAAAGALSAITLTMHDFWTKDPDDRSGDRLAFFGNLTMFGGVLVFLREAYRE, encoded by the coding sequence ATGGCGTCCAGTGATTCCGGTTCGCGTCCGTCTCGACTCGGCCGCATCGCGCTCGGGCTCGGGCTCGCGCTCCAGGCGAGCGAGGATTTCCGCGACCTCGACGACCACGTGGAGTACGCGAAGTCGGGCGGCGTCCCGGTGCCCGAGATTCTCGCGCCGCTCGGGTCGGCGACGATGATCGCCGCGGGACTCGGCATCGCGCTCTGGCGACTCCCCCGTCTCTCGACGGCCGCCGCCGCCGGCGCGCTCTCCGCCATCACCCTCACCATGCACGACTTCTGGACGAAAGACCCCGACGACCGGAGCGGCGACCGCCTCGCCTTCTTCGGGAACCTCACCATGTTCGGCGGCGTCCTCGTCTTCCTCCGCGAGGCCTACCGCGAGTAG
- a CDS encoding AbrB/MazE/SpoVT family DNA-binding domain-containing protein: MAVETDSHGRLYLSADLRKKYGEKFHVVEYADRIELIPIDDDPLQAVREATGGAFKDKSIEELRDETREQAKSDAEAGFERGRQSSKSSDR, translated from the coding sequence ATGGCAGTGGAAACGGATTCGCACGGGAGACTCTATCTCTCAGCAGACCTGAGGAAGAAGTACGGCGAGAAATTCCACGTCGTCGAGTATGCAGACCGGATAGAACTCATACCCATCGACGACGACCCCCTCCAAGCGGTCCGCGAAGCCACCGGTGGGGCATTCAAAGACAAATCTATCGAGGAACTTCGAGATGAAACCCGAGAGCAGGCTAAAAGCGACGCTGAAGCCGGATTCGAGCGAGGGCGACAGTCCTCAAAGAGTAGCGATAGATGA
- a CDS encoding PIN domain-containing protein: MTVYVETDFLLALAKDSDWLKKQAEEALEEYDVVTSTYAYLELLLIRERYEFDSVKLFSNMLELVPVETEEEHQIVLKAVNYFDDGMSAFDAFHAATAETRDHQILGSDSAYDAVDVDRIRLEPDDE; encoded by the coding sequence ATGACCGTGTACGTCGAGACAGACTTCCTTCTGGCGCTCGCTAAGGATTCTGATTGGCTCAAAAAACAGGCCGAGGAGGCCTTAGAAGAATATGACGTCGTCACGTCGACGTACGCCTATCTGGAACTCCTCCTCATTCGTGAGCGGTACGAGTTCGATTCCGTCAAGCTGTTTTCGAATATGCTCGAGCTCGTTCCCGTCGAAACCGAGGAAGAACACCAGATTGTCCTCAAAGCGGTGAACTACTTTGACGATGGAATGTCGGCGTTCGACGCTTTCCACGCAGCAACCGCCGAAACGCGTGACCATCAAATTCTCGGCTCAGACAGCGCATACGATGCCGTCGACGTGGATCGAATTCGGTTAGAGCCCGACGACGAATGA
- a CDS encoding undecaprenyl-diphosphate phosphatase → MELSVVVAFVLGVLQGVLEWLPVSSEGNVSLVLTLLGEDPVVATKLALFLHLGTGIAALAYYRDDVRDLLYDVPEWRPSTWFDAESADLSFIVLATLASGIVGVVVYGALEAVVTGTTTNGFVVIVAVLLLLTGLLQKFAAGFMAERETPTALDAVLVGAGQGLALLPGVSRSGTTVSILLLRGYDENAALRLSFVLAIPASVAAAGLTLVTDGLIVAGVLPTLVMVAAAATVGYLTIDALTRLVDRVAFWLVCVAFALLMLAGVFFLSG, encoded by the coding sequence ATGGAACTCTCGGTCGTCGTCGCGTTCGTTCTCGGGGTCTTGCAGGGCGTGTTGGAGTGGCTGCCGGTGTCGAGCGAGGGGAACGTTTCCCTAGTTCTCACGCTCCTCGGCGAGGACCCGGTGGTGGCGACGAAACTCGCGCTCTTCCTCCACCTGGGTACAGGAATCGCGGCGCTCGCGTACTACCGCGACGACGTCCGCGACCTCCTGTACGATGTCCCCGAGTGGCGGCCGTCGACGTGGTTCGACGCGGAGAGCGCCGACCTCTCCTTCATCGTGCTCGCCACGCTCGCCTCGGGAATCGTCGGCGTCGTCGTCTACGGCGCGCTCGAAGCCGTCGTCACCGGCACGACGACGAACGGCTTCGTCGTCATCGTCGCCGTCCTCCTCCTCCTCACCGGCCTCCTCCAGAAGTTCGCCGCCGGCTTCATGGCCGAACGCGAAACCCCCACCGCCCTCGACGCCGTCCTCGTCGGCGCTGGCCAAGGCCTCGCCCTCCTCCCGGGCGTGTCTCGCTCCGGCACCACCGTCAGCATCCTCCTCCTCCGGGGCTACGACGAGAACGCCGCCCTCCGCCTCTCCTTCGTCCTCGCCATCCCCGCCTCCGTCGCCGCCGCCGGCCTCACCCTCGTCACCGACGGCCTCATCGTCGCCGGCGTCCTCCCCACGCTCGTCATGGTCGCCGCCGCCGCCACCGTCGGCTACCTCACTATCGACGCCCTCACCCGCCTCGTCGACCGCGTCGCCTTCTGGCTCGTCTGCGTCGCCTTCGCCCTCCTCATGCTCGCCGGCGTCTTCTTCCTCTCCGGGTAG
- a CDS encoding PKD domain-containing protein, translating to MERGSVAGIFVVSILVLSAVAGVGLSAGFASDGDPPTAMNARSDGAGESVREGVEYARPAERPALGRTGGTRPATDPEDPDPSIVTVQAPDEISVGDSAIIDVYVDNEGGTAGSSSTISMSFPAFDSSRDTDRLQVRRNELTSRNIVGAGETIHTRSGDSASADYALVEGSTESNEWGSGAQKRLSVSVTPETAGTFTVYVRATLTDDGDWKTKFSAPDAGAVDQQGYVVREITIDVVEPKESISIFPEDENGEVPNDPDILLRRASDGETKSLELNARGKCTNCAWFKDSFVDPGSYRAYVKVDSNYWGWRDVTVSEGEGEYITFDRGGTWIRDIELDTDESGGNPRVAPGSEIPVTIDTYKQNHGSDVRVKLYAHEEGTSRPETPTKTISRGVSNGANTYQAELSAPYDEGTYEIDYVVETYFSEFGGYRVTDVVDGQTVRVEAYEPPQIDGSSPGTRELTVKPGETSTFSVSASDPDTASSRLDVQWFVDGTQTVSGSKFQLNPEKYSAGEHDVSVVVGDGSARTEDARASWTVSVVKPPHVTSVTPTDGTVAPGEPIEFSVRADDPNGYAITDYSWSIGGKHLVGERVSYTFGKTGTVTAEVTATNSKGVSTTKTFEVTVSGTSPDITEVGPENRTVRIGESVSFAAKAVDPAGRDVSMSYQWRIDGEDAFTTRTGSRSFTEAGTHRVTVVATNEFGMKSTESFDVKVLNDQPELSVMSPSGGAATVQSKKTVQFVGRVVNEDASNVRVNLRVDGEVIDRKDVSDSPGQVTFRTKFENPGSHSVELVGRDGHGASSSVSWDVKVTSRKPVFESWSPEVGRMTALTPSTWNFSAEARDPEGQSVTYEWSVDGSYVSDGTELRKQFTTHGEHTVSVTAIDPQGVNRTHEWAVVTKSFTVEPNVRNHATEQEVNVDNGTTTFLSVSMQNPQVNNRSAEVEFVIDLPSGVAIKRMANVHASSTGDAVGSATLRPGDEKSMRLGIFVKDESLRGESVTVDYEVRYYPSGRKGDYHSVLDQSSTIDLVGNQETQAEKANQLTVTGSPGFTVVSGLLALGVGILVALRRQ from the coding sequence ATGGAACGTGGGAGCGTCGCGGGCATATTCGTCGTCAGCATCCTTGTCTTGAGTGCGGTTGCAGGGGTCGGACTCTCGGCGGGGTTCGCGAGCGATGGCGATCCGCCGACGGCAATGAATGCTCGTAGCGACGGGGCAGGGGAGTCAGTCAGAGAGGGAGTCGAGTACGCGAGACCGGCAGAGCGTCCGGCACTGGGTCGTACGGGGGGAACACGACCGGCTACAGACCCAGAAGACCCGGACCCCTCTATCGTAACTGTCCAAGCACCAGACGAGATCTCGGTCGGGGACTCCGCGATCATCGACGTCTATGTCGACAACGAGGGCGGAACCGCGGGGTCTTCGTCAACGATTTCGATGAGTTTCCCGGCGTTCGACAGCAGTCGCGACACCGACCGGTTACAGGTTCGCCGGAACGAACTCACGTCGCGGAATATCGTCGGTGCGGGTGAGACGATTCACACGAGGAGCGGAGACTCGGCGTCCGCGGACTACGCATTGGTTGAAGGATCAACGGAGAGCAACGAATGGGGCAGCGGAGCGCAGAAACGACTCTCGGTGAGTGTCACACCGGAGACAGCGGGAACGTTCACCGTATACGTTCGAGCGACGCTTACCGACGACGGCGACTGGAAGACGAAGTTCAGTGCGCCTGATGCAGGAGCTGTCGATCAACAGGGATACGTTGTTCGTGAGATTACAATTGACGTCGTCGAGCCGAAAGAGAGTATATCTATCTTCCCGGAAGATGAGAACGGAGAAGTTCCAAACGACCCCGATATCCTCCTAAGACGCGCTTCCGATGGAGAGACAAAGAGTCTCGAGTTAAACGCACGCGGAAAATGCACGAACTGCGCGTGGTTCAAAGATTCGTTCGTCGACCCGGGATCGTATCGAGCGTATGTCAAAGTCGATTCAAACTACTGGGGGTGGCGGGACGTTACCGTCTCCGAGGGTGAAGGCGAGTACATCACCTTCGATCGTGGAGGAACGTGGATTCGAGACATCGAACTCGACACCGACGAGTCTGGTGGAAACCCCAGAGTCGCACCGGGGAGTGAGATTCCAGTGACGATCGACACGTACAAGCAGAACCACGGCTCGGACGTGAGAGTGAAATTATACGCCCACGAGGAAGGCACGAGCCGGCCGGAGACGCCGACCAAAACCATCTCTCGCGGCGTCAGCAATGGTGCGAACACGTATCAGGCGGAGTTGTCAGCACCATACGACGAGGGAACGTACGAAATTGATTACGTCGTCGAGACGTACTTCTCCGAGTTCGGCGGGTATCGAGTTACCGATGTCGTCGACGGGCAGACGGTTCGCGTGGAGGCGTACGAGCCACCGCAGATCGATGGCTCATCTCCGGGGACACGCGAACTCACCGTGAAGCCGGGGGAGACGTCGACGTTCTCAGTGTCAGCGTCCGACCCCGATACGGCGAGTTCGCGCCTCGACGTGCAGTGGTTCGTCGACGGGACACAGACGGTCTCGGGCTCCAAGTTCCAGTTGAACCCCGAGAAGTACAGCGCTGGGGAGCACGACGTGTCGGTCGTCGTCGGGGACGGCTCGGCGCGAACGGAGGATGCGCGGGCATCGTGGACGGTCTCGGTCGTGAAGCCGCCGCACGTGACATCAGTGACGCCGACAGACGGGACGGTCGCTCCAGGGGAACCCATCGAATTCTCGGTCCGCGCGGACGACCCGAACGGATACGCGATTACGGACTACTCTTGGAGCATCGGCGGGAAACACCTCGTCGGAGAACGAGTGAGCTACACTTTCGGGAAAACCGGAACGGTCACTGCGGAGGTGACCGCGACGAACAGCAAGGGCGTGTCGACGACGAAAACGTTCGAAGTGACGGTCTCGGGGACGAGCCCGGATATCACCGAAGTCGGCCCCGAGAACAGGACCGTTCGAATCGGTGAATCGGTGTCGTTCGCCGCCAAAGCGGTCGATCCCGCAGGGCGAGACGTGTCTATGTCGTACCAGTGGCGTATCGATGGTGAAGACGCGTTCACGACTCGAACGGGGTCGCGGTCGTTCACAGAAGCGGGAACGCACCGGGTCACGGTCGTCGCGACGAACGAGTTCGGGATGAAGTCGACCGAATCATTCGACGTCAAGGTGTTGAACGACCAGCCCGAACTGTCCGTCATGTCGCCATCGGGCGGTGCAGCGACAGTACAGTCGAAGAAGACCGTGCAGTTCGTTGGTCGAGTCGTGAACGAGGACGCGTCGAACGTTCGGGTAAATCTACGAGTCGACGGAGAGGTCATCGACCGGAAGGACGTCAGCGATTCGCCCGGACAAGTGACGTTTCGGACGAAGTTCGAGAACCCGGGTTCGCATTCGGTCGAACTCGTGGGGAGGGACGGTCACGGAGCGTCATCGTCGGTGTCGTGGGACGTCAAGGTCACAAGCCGGAAGCCCGTGTTCGAATCGTGGAGTCCAGAGGTGGGAAGGATGACTGCACTGACGCCGTCGACGTGGAACTTCTCAGCGGAGGCGCGAGACCCAGAGGGACAGAGTGTCACGTACGAGTGGTCGGTCGACGGGAGTTACGTCTCGGACGGAACGGAACTCCGGAAGCAGTTCACGACACACGGTGAACACACCGTCTCGGTGACGGCAATAGACCCGCAGGGAGTGAATCGGACGCATGAGTGGGCGGTCGTGACGAAGAGTTTCACCGTCGAGCCGAACGTCCGGAATCACGCGACAGAACAAGAGGTGAACGTGGATAACGGGACGACGACGTTCCTCTCGGTGTCGATGCAGAACCCGCAGGTGAACAATCGGAGCGCGGAGGTCGAGTTCGTGATCGACCTCCCGAGCGGCGTGGCGATCAAGCGGATGGCGAACGTGCACGCGTCCTCAACCGGGGACGCGGTCGGCTCGGCAACGTTGCGTCCCGGTGACGAGAAGTCGATGCGTCTAGGAATCTTCGTGAAAGACGAGAGTCTCCGCGGAGAGTCCGTGACGGTCGATTACGAGGTCCGGTACTATCCCAGCGGGCGGAAAGGCGACTACCACTCGGTGCTTGATCAGTCGTCGACGATCGATCTGGTCGGAAACCAAGAGACGCAAGCCGAGAAGGCGAACCAGTTGACTGTTACGGGGAGTCCAGGATTCACGGTCGTGTCGGGGTTGCTTGCGCTGGGTGTCGGGATATTGGTCGCACTCCGTCGACAGTGA
- a CDS encoding SDR family NAD(P)-dependent oxidoreductase translates to MARTVVVAGVGPGLGASLARKFSNEGCDVASFARTEEYIGELAEDLDGPGDGLAVPVDLREPEEVRQAFDTVRGFFGSIDVLVYNASSASWRGLMDTTEDEFENAWKVNQRGAFVCAQEAVGDMRDEDGGTVIFTGATSAVRSRGGAISFTAGKFGARGMAMDIAQEYGDEGVHAAHVVVDGQIDNPRTRDHHPDRDDDTFLDPDDIADTYCHLVEQDASTQAFEVHLTNGPQTTEFL, encoded by the coding sequence ATGGCACGAACCGTCGTCGTCGCCGGGGTCGGCCCGGGACTGGGTGCGTCGCTCGCGCGCAAATTCTCGAACGAGGGCTGCGACGTGGCGTCGTTCGCGCGGACGGAGGAGTACATCGGCGAGCTCGCAGAGGACCTCGACGGGCCGGGCGACGGCCTCGCCGTCCCCGTCGACCTCCGGGAGCCCGAGGAGGTTCGGCAGGCGTTCGATACCGTGCGCGGGTTCTTCGGGAGCATCGACGTCCTCGTCTACAACGCGAGCTCGGCGTCCTGGCGCGGCCTCATGGACACCACGGAAGACGAGTTCGAGAACGCCTGGAAGGTCAATCAGCGCGGCGCGTTCGTCTGCGCGCAGGAAGCCGTCGGCGACATGCGCGACGAGGACGGCGGCACCGTCATCTTCACGGGCGCGACCTCCGCCGTCCGCAGCCGCGGCGGCGCGATCAGCTTCACTGCCGGGAAGTTCGGCGCGCGCGGTATGGCCATGGACATCGCCCAAGAGTACGGCGACGAGGGCGTGCACGCCGCCCACGTCGTCGTCGACGGCCAGATCGACAACCCGCGCACGCGCGACCACCACCCCGACCGCGACGACGACACCTTCCTCGACCCCGACGACATCGCCGACACCTACTGTCACCTCGTCGAGCAGGACGCGAGCACGCAGGCCTTCGAAGTCCACCTCACGAACGGCCCGCAGACGACCGAATTCCTTTAG
- a CDS encoding nucleotidyltransferase yields the protein MELNEGELQVSRELSALDEEVVEFVSVLNDCGINYVIVSGYVAILTGRSRATEDVDIVLERLTQQRTEYLAKTLKQRGYWGMAMPLDKMYEMMSNGDRIRVAEEGELIPNFELWFAKNEVEREALNKAITAVPGDSQLNISPLELRIAYKLRLAQHAGSTSGKDFEDALHLYETFEESLNTEQLEEYLRDLEVEDYYDQLRRA from the coding sequence ATGGAACTCAACGAAGGCGAGCTTCAGGTGTCTCGTGAGTTGTCTGCGCTCGACGAGGAGGTGGTCGAGTTCGTTAGCGTCCTCAATGATTGTGGTATCAATTACGTTATCGTGAGTGGGTATGTCGCAATCCTCACTGGCCGCTCTCGGGCAACGGAAGATGTCGATATTGTTCTAGAGCGTTTAACTCAACAGCGAACTGAATATTTGGCTAAGACGCTCAAACAGAGGGGGTATTGGGGAATGGCAATGCCTCTCGACAAAATGTACGAGATGATGAGTAATGGTGATCGGATCCGCGTAGCCGAAGAGGGAGAGCTGATTCCGAACTTCGAACTCTGGTTTGCGAAAAACGAGGTTGAACGAGAAGCACTCAACAAGGCGATCACAGCAGTGCCCGGTGATTCTCAGCTCAACATTAGTCCGCTCGAACTCCGAATCGCCTACAAGCTTCGTCTCGCCCAGCACGCCGGAAGCACGTCAGGGAAAGATTTCGAAGACGCACTCCACCTATACGAGACATTCGAGGAATCGCTTAATACGGAGCAACTCGAAGAGTATCTCAGAGACCTCGAAGTTGAGGACTACTATGATCAGCTCCGACGAGCTTAA
- a CDS encoding AbrB/MazE/SpoVT family DNA-binding domain-containing protein, with product MNETIDFESTVSENRVNIPGRIRRELDIDDGDRLRWQIEDDGVLRVCVVQQRSGTFSDFDGYDGDGDTDVETEHDAWGVNVS from the coding sequence ATGAATGAGACTATCGACTTCGAAAGTACGGTCTCGGAGAACCGAGTGAATATTCCGGGCCGTATTCGTCGAGAGCTCGATATCGACGATGGGGACCGGCTGCGCTGGCAGATCGAAGACGACGGAGTGCTCCGTGTTTGTGTCGTCCAGCAGCGAAGCGGTACGTTCAGTGATTTCGATGGCTACGACGGTGATGGTGACACCGACGTCGAGACTGAACACGACGCGTGGGGCGTCAACGTCAGCTAG
- a CDS encoding CNNM domain-containing protein yields MTPIEVSVRLLAGLGLILANGFFVAIEFGLTRARQFSEAEFVDGNPALERAWEMTNDLEVYLTTCQVGITASSIAVGIVAEPALAALFEPYFSGTGLASVGAGAILAFAIINLLHLTHGEQTPTYLGVERSRTVCRYGAAPLYWFHWMISPIITLGDGIAKGTLKLFGVEMTGAWLETEQDVLESRADLRNRLDSLLERGELPEERREEVMNALDADELAISEIMVPEADIISLSVTASVEENMDRVRHSPHTRFPLVGDDLTDFHGIVYAPQIIHHYEGLKAGSTSFEEIAAPPMTLAANTTVSDAFDQFQAEDQEIALVIRDGDVVGLLTATDALETVMGNLEDPLD; encoded by the coding sequence ATGACTCCGATCGAGGTGAGCGTTCGGCTGCTCGCGGGGCTGGGGTTGATTCTCGCGAACGGTTTCTTCGTCGCGATCGAGTTCGGGTTGACGCGCGCGCGCCAGTTCAGCGAAGCGGAGTTCGTCGACGGGAACCCCGCGCTGGAGCGGGCGTGGGAGATGACGAACGACCTCGAAGTCTATCTGACGACGTGCCAGGTGGGGATCACGGCGTCGAGTATCGCGGTGGGGATCGTCGCGGAGCCCGCGCTCGCCGCGCTCTTCGAACCCTACTTCTCGGGAACGGGGCTGGCGTCGGTGGGTGCGGGCGCGATTCTCGCGTTCGCCATCATCAACCTCCTCCACCTCACGCACGGCGAGCAGACGCCGACGTATCTCGGCGTCGAGCGCTCCCGGACCGTCTGCCGGTACGGGGCCGCGCCGCTCTACTGGTTCCACTGGATGATTTCTCCAATTATTACGCTCGGCGACGGCATCGCGAAAGGGACACTGAAGCTCTTCGGCGTCGAGATGACGGGCGCGTGGCTCGAAACCGAACAGGACGTCCTCGAGTCCCGCGCGGACCTTCGGAACCGCCTCGACTCCCTCCTCGAACGCGGCGAGCTCCCCGAGGAACGCCGCGAGGAAGTGATGAACGCCCTCGACGCCGACGAGCTCGCGATCAGCGAGATCATGGTGCCCGAAGCGGACATCATCTCGCTCTCCGTGACCGCGTCCGTCGAGGAGAACATGGACCGCGTCCGGCACAGCCCCCACACGCGCTTCCCGCTCGTCGGCGACGACCTCACGGACTTCCACGGCATCGTCTACGCCCCTCAGATCATCCACCACTACGAGGGCCTCAAAGCGGGTTCGACGTCCTTCGAGGAGATCGCCGCACCGCCCATGACGCTCGCGGCGAACACGACGGTGAGCGACGCCTTCGACCAGTTCCAGGCCGAAGACCAGGAAATCGCCCTCGTCATCCGCGACGGCGACGTCGTCGGCCTGTTGACGGCGACCGACGCGCTAGAGACAGTGATGGGGAACCTCGAAGACCCACTCGACTAA
- a CDS encoding DUF7342 family protein — MSGENAPSMGEEWREQRENESTRDRLYRVALQLTEPTRVRAIAERADVSKETARDYLQWFAELGVVEQTNTSPDEFTRNEQYFEWRRIERLRSQPEEALRAKLEDLTEQERAYRDRFDVENPSDVDALKHGDYTGVEDVWEAVQAWRTVRRRIRELERARQSRADDAPAHA, encoded by the coding sequence ATGAGCGGGGAGAATGCACCGTCGATGGGGGAGGAGTGGCGAGAGCAACGAGAGAACGAGTCGACGCGTGACCGGCTGTATCGGGTCGCGCTCCAGCTTACGGAACCGACGCGCGTCCGAGCGATCGCTGAGCGAGCCGACGTCTCGAAGGAGACGGCGCGAGACTACCTCCAGTGGTTCGCGGAACTCGGCGTCGTCGAGCAGACGAACACGTCCCCGGACGAGTTTACGCGGAACGAACAGTACTTCGAGTGGCGGCGTATCGAGCGACTCCGCTCACAACCGGAAGAGGCGCTCCGAGCGAAACTCGAAGATCTCACCGAGCAAGAGCGAGCGTACCGAGACCGATTCGATGTCGAGAATCCGAGTGACGTCGACGCGCTCAAACACGGCGACTACACGGGTGTCGAGGACGTCTGGGAGGCGGTGCAAGCGTGGCGGACCGTCCGACGTCGCATCCGCGAACTCGAACGCGCCCGTCAATCCCGTGCGGACGACGCTCCCGCCCACGCTTAA
- a CDS encoding type II toxin-antitoxin system RelE family toxin: MTSKLDEIVDDPWREPTAYLEPLQGTPHQKPRIGPFRLGCRADREDEVLYVLIIRKRGSAYRGDDD; the protein is encoded by the coding sequence ATCACGTCGAAGCTGGACGAGATCGTCGACGATCCGTGGCGCGAGCCGACCGCCTACCTCGAACCGCTTCAGGGTACGCCGCATCAGAAACCCCGTATCGGCCCCTTCCGCCTCGGCTGTCGTGCAGACCGCGAGGACGAGGTTCTGTACGTACTCATCATTCGGAAGCGAGGGAGTGCGTATCGAGGAGACGACGACTGA